A portion of the Bdellovibrio bacteriovorus genome contains these proteins:
- a CDS encoding RNA polymerase sigma factor — MQRDLNVTDLELVEKVKSGDRRSFSELVKRHQRSVLRLSLRFVKDMDAAEDVTQEAFIKAYEKMHSFEGRASFKSWLFQIAVNTARNKLREWKRNTVDIDDVHLAVDAEAETTLVHTSVADLLHKEVEKLPIKQKTALVLRVYEDLSFNEIADIMECPYDTAKANYRHALLKLRQTFETQAELKNWTEDVGGFFTEMNLKYAEAEG, encoded by the coding sequence ATGCAGAGAGATCTCAACGTAACGGATCTTGAACTGGTAGAGAAAGTGAAGTCGGGGGACAGACGCTCATTTTCCGAACTCGTGAAACGACATCAAAGAAGTGTGCTGCGGTTGAGTTTGAGGTTTGTCAAAGATATGGACGCTGCGGAGGATGTAACTCAAGAAGCGTTCATCAAGGCTTATGAAAAGATGCATTCCTTTGAAGGAAGAGCGTCTTTCAAAAGCTGGTTATTCCAGATCGCTGTGAATACCGCGCGCAATAAGTTGCGTGAATGGAAGCGGAACACGGTTGATATTGATGATGTGCATCTTGCCGTCGATGCAGAGGCGGAAACAACATTGGTGCACACATCTGTTGCGGACTTGCTGCATAAGGAAGTTGAAAAGTTACCAATTAAACAGAAAACAGCGCTGGTCTTACGTGTCTACGAAGACCTGAGCTTTAACGAAATTGCGGACATCATGGAATGTCCTTATGACACGGCGAAAGCCAACTACCGTCACGCTTTGCTTAAACTTCGTCAGACGTTTGAGACCCAGGCAGAGTTGAAAAACTGGACGGAAGATGTCGGAGGATTCTTTACCGAGATGAACCTTAAATACGCAGAAGCAGAAGGATAG